The genomic DNA TTGTACGCCCGTTTTCCCGCCCTTTCTATCGACCAACTTCATCAAAAATGCCATATTTCCATCCTTCGCCTCAATGACGATATCCGCATCATCCGCTATATACGTCCCGATTGATGAAACATAGCCTTTTGCCTTCAAGAAATCGGTGTACTGTTCACTTAATGCCTTCGCAGAACCTGGCTTATTGTAAATCGCATCGACTGTTTGCTGGCCTTCGTCAAATTAAACGCGTATATACGACGGCTCCACACAGGTCTTAAATGAAAAATTCTTCATCATATTACCGGTCATTATATAATACTCATCCGCACATGTACCGTAGTATTGCTGTTGTTCATCCCAATTAATCATTGACTGCACCACTTTATGCGTTCTCGCTGGGAACTCACTATATTTCAGATCCACACTGGCAGTATCAAAATTATGCTGCTCAATCGCCGAGACGTCTACAGACAGCTCCACTTAACAATATCTTTTTATTATTTCTATCATCAGAAACTTCGCATATTCAAGTTAGTAGAGAATTTAATGCAAAAAACAGATTAGATAACCCCTACCAGGTTGTCTAATCCGTTTTTTATTATCATAATATTGTTATCGGATATTCCTTTACTTCGTAATGGTTTCCATATAAGCATATCGCAATGCATTTATACCTTCTCTACCAACCTGCATGATTCAAAATCTCCAGAAGAAATTTGTATGTCCCATAACATGTGTCAACATCCGACTCCTCCGCTTCCGTATGTTCAAATCGGTTGCCTACAGAAAAATTAACGCTTTCGATGCCGCTCTGCGCCCAAATATAGGTGCCATCGGAACCGTTAGCTACCGTTTTCCAATTCCAAAAAACGATTCTTCTTGCAATATGCTCAAGAGCACCCCCGAATGCTTCGCTACAAAATGGGGACGTATCCACTTTTCAACGTCACCAATACCGCAACAAGAATAATATTCACACACGGTCGTCCGTACCTAGTATCCCCTTTATAGCTCATCCAAATCGGATCTTGCTCGATAATTTCACGTCCCATAACAATGTCTTCGACCGTATTTAAAAGAACATTCTCCAAGACAACAGTCATAGAGAATGTTCTTTAATCACTTATTTTATTTCATTTCACTCAATTTCATGCTCTGCAAGAACGGTTGCGATTTCATCTTCAATCGATGTTACTGATCCGCCTAGCACATTATTGATCATGATTGAAAAAATCAGTCTTTCCCCATCCTTCGATGTGACATAACCCGAAAGTGAAGAAACGCCTGTCAGAGAGCCTGTCTTTGCTTTGACATTCCCTTTCGTTGAAGGTGCAGTCATCCGACTTCGTAATGTTCCCCCAACAAAACGATCTGCTTCACCTGCTACTGGTAGAGAATTCTCGAAAGTAGGGAACCAACTTTTTCGTTGGGCCGCGAAGAGCATTTGTGATAGATCATCTGCTGGAATAAAGTTTTTATGGGACATACCTGATCCGTCACGAAGCATGATTGTGTTCCCATCCACTCCTAAATCAGTGACAACCTTCTTGATGACCTCAAGTCCTTTGTCCCAACTTCCTTCACCATGCACCACTTTCCCCATCTCTTTCGTCAGTACTTCCCCAAGTCCATTGTTACTTAGCTTCATAAATGGAACGAGAATCTCCTTGAGTTCCATTGATTTTTTAGATGTAAGCACAGTTGCTCCACCTGGTGTAACACCTACTTGCATTTTCGGATTACCAGCGAATGTCACACCATTTTCTATAAGAGATTTTTGAAAAATATCAACTACATAGCCAGTCGGTTCCCATACAGCTACCCATGACCTAGATCTCACACCTTCTAACGGAATTGTCCCTTCTATAAGAATGTTATTCGTGCCATGCTCTCTTTCGATGGAAATCTTTTTCGGCTCATTTTTTGCAGTTGTCACCGTTTTATTTATTATTTTCACGTAATCCGTTTCAGGCGAAAGTGTAACTTTAGCATTCTCACCTATTTCTGAACCTGGATTCACTTCTACAATTACTGTTCCTGTATCATAATCTTCATTCGGAGAAACAGTTAATGCAGAAACTTGTGCTCCAGTATAGAAAGACTCATCCGACCAGTTCAAGTCCTGAGAAAGCCGGACATCATCATACCAACTGTCATCACCAATTAGATTTCCTTTAATTTTATGAATACCTTTAGCCTTTAAATCTTTCGCAAACTGATCAAAATCCTCTTTCAGGAGCGTCGGGTCTCCTTTTCCTTTCAGATAGACATTTCCTTGTAGAACCTTTCCACGCAATTCCCCATCTGTCAGTACTTCCGTTGTGAATTGATAATCCTCTCCTAATGTTTCCAATGCCGCCGCAGTTGTAAGTAACTTCATGTTGGATGCAGGATGTAATCGTATATCGCCAAACTGTGAATACAAGACTTCTGCTGTATCAGCATGGCGAATACTTACCCCAGTGATTGAACCTTTCAGAAGTGGATTTTCCAGAATCCTATCTATCTTTTCATCGAGTGTCGCCGCTTCAATTGCCACGCCTTGTTTTGTGTCATTTGTTGCAACTGCAAATAATGATTGTCCCCCTATTTGCACTGGTAAAAAGAAAAGCGCAGCAATAAGGAAAAAGAGTGCTGCTTTTTTTACATAATTTTTGTTACACATGGTCTGTCCACATCCTCTTCATATTATCGTTACAATTTTTACAATTATACGACAATTACAGGGATTACAACAGACTTTGTCGATGAAACAGTTCTACTAACCTAGGAATAAAAATACTGTTAAGGACAACGATAGAGGTGAATTGTCAGATTATAGTGAGAGATACCTATTTATAAAGAAATCGTTAACCATAATTCGTTTCAAGATTACGCGGATCTGCTTTCAAAATTTTTTATACTGTCGATTTGTCGGAACAAGATCTCATACGTATAAACCTTTATGAGAAATATACCGGTAAAAAGTCCGGTTGAATTGAGGATAGCTGCAGTATGGGCACAAAAAACACTGGCAATCCGCTCGATGGATTGCCAGTGTTTTTTTCAAAAGTGATTGGCGAAATCTGAAGTCCCTAACAAACACACGCTGTTATCTGAAAAACCCCCTCACTTAATCCTTATACGGATCAAACTCATTTGCCCCCGCCATGCAAACGCCGACCGGTTTCAAAACATGTAAAATATCAATCGTCTCTTTATGTGCATCCAATACCGTTTGTAGTTTTCGGTAGACGAATGGACTTTCATCCGTCCCTCCCCCACGTAGCATGACGCCAAATTCTTTCACTGCGTCGTCCATCTGCTGCTGGGAGATTGCGCCACCAGAGCGCGTGCGCTTTTTCCAATTCATCTTTCCTGCTGCTTGTGTACGGCTCATAATCCGCCCCGCGCCATGAACTGTGCTGTAAAATGCCTGTTCATTATCCACATTGTCTTTCCCTTGCACAATCACCGAAATGTCCCCCATACTGCCGCCGATAAAACCTAACTGTCCCGGTGCAGACGGTGTTGCGCCCTTTCGAACAACAATCGTTTCCTTCCCCTGATGCATCTCTTTCCAAGCAAAGTTATGATGATTATGTACTTCAAATAACGCTTCGGCACGCAAAATGCGAAGAACTTGCTCGATAACATAATCCCTTCCCGCATACGCATATTTCCCCGCCAATGTCATCGCTCGATAATACATATCGCCTAGTTCACTATCCAAGTCGATTAGTGTCGGTGGTTGTTCCATACTTTCACCAGGAGCTTTATCGGAAAATCCACGATTATTGGCCAAGTTTAGAAAACCGCTCGCTGTCTTATGCCCAAACCCTCGGCTGCCAAAATGGTTGGCAATCCATAGATCTCCTGTCTTTTCTTCAACAAGGAGATCGACATAATGGTTACCCGAACCGACAGTCCCTAACTGATCAATCGCCAACTTTTTAAGACGATCATGTTCTTGCTTCCCAATCTGACTGAAAACATTCCAATCTGGATCATCAAACAAAGCATGATCTACACGCTTCTTACTTTTTCGTCCAATACCAAAAGAAATCTTCCCCGCAATTTCATCCATAATGCTTGGCAAATTCGTTTTAATATCATCGTACTTTATATTCGTTCTAACTGCTTTATTGCCACAAGCAATGTCATAACCGACGCCAGAAGGAGAAATTTGTCCATCGTAGACAACGACTCCGCCCACTGGCTGACTATAGCCATAATGCCCATCTGCACAAAGTACACCACCTCGGACATTTCCGGTTTCCAAACAGTTCTGAAACTGCCGTAATGTATTTTCTTCGTGCTCTCCAAAAATTACTTTTTGCATATAACATAGCTCCTATCATTTGAATTATATAAATTAAACTAAAGATTTCATTCACAAACACCTAGCATTTAAAGCCTTTTCAGCAAACTCACTCTTAATTTTCTAGTCTTTACTTTTTCATGAAACTAATTGTATGATCAATCGTATAGTAACTTGAACAATATTTCATGATAAAGAAAGGACAGTGACACATATGAGATCATCCAATCCAAGTTTAGGAAAAGACACTTTCTATGGACTACAAGCAGAACGTGGCAAGATGATGACCATCCAAGGTACCGCGAACAAAACGTTTATTCTGTTTTTGTTATTATGTACAACTGCACTCTTCACATGGTATCAATATTTCTCAGGAAATAATATTCAACCCCTGTTATGGATTGGTTTCTTAGGTGGTTTCGTAGTAGCCCTCATAACGATTTTCGTGAAAAAAGTAGCGCCTTACACAGCACCACTTTATGCACTTTTAGAGGGGCTTGCCATCGGAGGAATCTCGGCTGTATTCGAAACTCAATTTGCCGGGATCACCACACAGGCCATCCTACTAACACTTGGGACACTCTTTTCCCTTTTGTTTGCGTATCGTTCAGGCCTTATCAACGTCACCGCAAAATTTAGACTCGGCATTGTTGCTGCAACCGGAGCCATTTTCTTTGTCTACATCGTGGACTTCATTCTCCGTTTCTTCGGAATGGGAGTTCCTTTCATCCATGAAACCGGAATTGTCGGCATCCTCATTTCCGTTGTGATCGTCATCGTCGCCGCATTGAATCTTGTACTAGACTTTGATTTCATCGAAAAAGGGGTCGAACAACGAGCACCCAAATACATGGAATGGTACAGCGCATTCGGCTTAATGGTCACACTTGTGTGGTTGTATCTTGAAATGTTAAGACTTATTTCTAAAATAAGAAGTGACAAATGAACATTACCTAGCCGTTTGTATTTATTCCAACCAGTTTAATATTAGCATTTTCTAGTAGTAAAGGGAATGAATAACCATACTTAGTAACCCGTATAATGCTAGGTTCTACATTCATCGAAGTCGGATTAGAACTTAGCACTATACGAAACTTCATCCAAGCTGATTTTTTTCAGTAAATACGTCTCCCTCACCTCGAAGCTCCCCGCCTGAACTACTCAATAGTCAAATGGTCAGGCGTAAGCACCCTCTTATTTAATCTTGTCCATGAAGTGCTCTACTATCCTTGCTGCTAAATCTCAAATGAGGTACTTCTCATCATAAACTAGCTTCCATATCAGTTGAATAGTTGATTTTTTCACTATTTCTCCATTACTTAAACTCTACTACATCATTGTGAATAGGCTATTATACACCCAAACCCCTTATACAGATTAATCTCAATTGTGTTATAATTATAGACGTACTATTAGTATGCATATGAAATTATTCATAGCGATTGCAAAAAGGGAGTGGGAGATTTGATGACAATAGGGAATATCATCAGACAGAATGCGCTGAAATATAAGAACAAGCCAGCCGTCATGTTTCAAAATACACAATTGACATATGACGAGTTAAACAATCGAGCGAATCGGCTTGCGAATGCATTACTAAATCGCGGGTACCAAAAAGGGGATAAGGTAGCCGTTTTCATGAAA from Sporosarcina sp. FSL K6-1522 includes the following:
- the dacB gene encoding D-alanyl-D-alanine carboxypeptidase/D-alanyl-D-alanine-endopeptidase, which translates into the protein MCNKNYVKKAALFFLIAALFFLPVQIGGQSLFAVATNDTKQGVAIEAATLDEKIDRILENPLLKGSITGVSIRHADTAEVLYSQFGDIRLHPASNMKLLTTAAALETLGEDYQFTTEVLTDGELRGKVLQGNVYLKGKGDPTLLKEDFDQFAKDLKAKGIHKIKGNLIGDDSWYDDVRLSQDLNWSDESFYTGAQVSALTVSPNEDYDTGTVIVEVNPGSEIGENAKVTLSPETDYVKIINKTVTTAKNEPKKISIEREHGTNNILIEGTIPLEGVRSRSWVAVWEPTGYVVDIFQKSLIENGVTFAGNPKMQVGVTPGGATVLTSKKSMELKEILVPFMKLSNNGLGEVLTKEMGKVVHGEGSWDKGLEVIKKVVTDLGVDGNTIMLRDGSGMSHKNFIPADDLSQMLFAAQRKSWFPTFENSLPVAGEADRFVGGTLRSRMTAPSTKGNVKAKTGSLTGVSSLSGYVTSKDGERLIFSIMINNVLGGSVTSIEDEIATVLAEHEIE
- a CDS encoding RtcB family protein, producing MQKVIFGEHEENTLRQFQNCLETGNVRGGVLCADGHYGYSQPVGGVVVYDGQISPSGVGYDIACGNKAVRTNIKYDDIKTNLPSIMDEIAGKISFGIGRKSKKRVDHALFDDPDWNVFSQIGKQEHDRLKKLAIDQLGTVGSGNHYVDLLVEEKTGDLWIANHFGSRGFGHKTASGFLNLANNRGFSDKAPGESMEQPPTLIDLDSELGDMYYRAMTLAGKYAYAGRDYVIEQVLRILRAEALFEVHNHHNFAWKEMHQGKETIVVRKGATPSAPGQLGFIGGSMGDISVIVQGKDNVDNEQAFYSTVHGAGRIMSRTQAAGKMNWKKRTRSGGAISQQQMDDAVKEFGVMLRGGGTDESPFVYRKLQTVLDAHKETIDILHVLKPVGVCMAGANEFDPYKD
- a CDS encoding Bax inhibitor-1/YccA family protein, whose translation is MRSSNPSLGKDTFYGLQAERGKMMTIQGTANKTFILFLLLCTTALFTWYQYFSGNNIQPLLWIGFLGGFVVALITIFVKKVAPYTAPLYALLEGLAIGGISAVFETQFAGITTQAILLTLGTLFSLLFAYRSGLINVTAKFRLGIVAATGAIFFVYIVDFILRFFGMGVPFIHETGIVGILISVVIVIVAALNLVLDFDFIEKGVEQRAPKYMEWYSAFGLMVTLVWLYLEMLRLISKIRSDK